From Impatiens glandulifera chromosome 7, dImpGla2.1, whole genome shotgun sequence:
GTTGGAGAGACTGGCCGAGGTCTCAATCTCTCCGGCGTTCTTCGCTGCGTGAAGCTGAAACCCATCATCGGATTCTGGCTCCGGCACCACCGGAGAGGGAGTCGTTAACCATCCTTTCAATGACGTCGACGGAAACCgtgtagaagaagaagaggagtgAGAGATGGCATAGGGTGAGGTGAAAAGATGGGATCTTGAAGGAAAAGATAGAGAGATAGGATTAAATCTGTAGAAAGGAGTGGAAACCCTTGTAGATTTCTTGATTGAGATTGAGGAAGAGCAACTCAATGCATTGCtctgcatttttatttttttttactttgatgAGCAAAAACAGCaaactagagagagagagagagagagaagtgGCCACTAGCTAGCTAGATAGCCAAGTAGGCGTAAGAGGTGGTGGCTATAAGACGTAATCTGACAAGACAATGCAACCCAAAAAAGACAACCCAAAAAAGACAACAAAAGGCTATTCAAGAGATTAAGGTTCGGATCTGCTGTCTCACGAGAGAGATGTTCCATTATCTGTCTCTTTCTTcaaaattcttcaaaatcatataggAAGCTAGAACACGAGACTCAAAAATCACTTAAAAATTACTCCTTTTAATatggttaattaataaaagtagtGGAGAAATGAGGGTGTATGCAAATTGTTTAAATTCTAAAAAGCAAGGAAGGCAGGCTGGCTGGTTGTAGAAACAAATGTCACTAGTGCTAGTGGTAGTTGGCTTGGTGGGGGCAAATTAATCTAGTAGTGTGGTGGCGGCGGCTAAGACAAAGCCAAAGCCTGTTTGAATGAATGAGAATAATATACATTTGTGGTCCCTTCTACCTCCAAATTTGACTCCCCCTTTGCCTATAGTGCCATCCAgatacattattaattaatgctTTTAGATTCTCTTTTTATCCACATAAAAGAACCAAAAAAGAATCTAACATTCTTTTTTACCCAAATATTCTATTCTTGATCCACTTTTTCATTAGAATAATGGCCATGAAGTAAGTAGTACCCTTTCTCTGCCTGGTTGCAAGTGCAATGTAATGTTGTTTCACTTtcacatttttatataaataaacatgatGACATGATGACATGATTcagaattcatttttatataaatatttttcaatttacaaagccatacatattattattattattaattcaagaagaagaagaagaagaagcataATACACTTCTAGGCTTGCACTTTTCTTGAGGTTGCAAACCGGGCATTTGCTAACAATCACTTCACAATCCATACAAAGACACAGATGCCTGCAAGGCAATAACAAGATGCAGATTTCTTTACTTTTACAACTTCTACAGTAAGAAGAACCTACTAGATTGATTTCATCACTATCTCCATAaccttcctcctcctcctcctcctcctttgCTTTCGAATTAGCCATaacctgctgctgctgctgctgttgaATGTTGCTTCTCAAGTTGTTCACTACTGTCTCGTTATAGTTTGCTCTGTAATGCCACGATTGAGCTTCTATGCTTACTTGCTTTATTCTCTCTTCCAGTTCCTTGTTCATCCTCCTTATATTCTCCATCTCCATTTCTTTCTCTTGCAACTTTCTCCCGATTCCTCTCTCCAATACATTCACAAACCAACCTGTTTGTCTTTGTCCCAACTGCCTTATACCCTTTATCATGTTTGCTTCCTGTCCCATATATTATAATTCTAAATCATAAATTTCAAAACCAAccaaccctaaacctaaattcAGTCATTCAAAGTCATAAATAAGTTCATGTGAAATACCAACCATAACAAATTCAAATGCCTGAAACCAATCTCAGACAGCATCAATCAAAGGAGTGAGTGAGTATTCAGGAAATCAGTTACCTGAATTCTTATATAATTGTCAAGTTCTTCTTTCTGTCTACCCATCTCTGTTTTAAGGCCATCACTGAGAGAGAATAAACAAGGTTTTATGCTTTCACCACCATGGGTAATAATAGAGGACTTGTTAAGTTCCTCCCCCTCCTCATAACAAAGTCTGAATCCAGTTGATACAGGATTTGTATTCAAAATAGTACTACTTGTATTAACACCTTCTTCCGGATGAAAACATATTGGATACCTTTGTTGCCATGAGTTGAGTTCTTCTGGTTCCCGGGTTCTTATAACACAAGGGTGGTAGTTAGTTGCAGTTGTTGTGAGAAAATTCCCAGTGAAGTTGAAACAATCAACATTACAACCAACGGGAACTGCATATAGCAACAAGTAGTTAATAAATGAatggtgtatgttaatcaatcAATCCAAAATGAACACTTTAAGATGATAGCTAGCTTCTTATTCATTCAAAAAAGACTCAGGGTACAGATACTACTTACTACTACCTTGCAGTTGCATCTGAGTCAATCCAGTGGCATCATATGGCAAAGGGTTTTCCTCGTGCATCATCAGGGTAGGAAATACCTGACTGTTGTCATTTCCCCCAAGCATATTTTTTCAAGCTGTATCGAGAGTATTGATAACAACAGAATGAAGAAAAACTAATTGATGAAGTGAAAAGAAGAACAAACCCTGTTTAACATTTCAATGGAAATAAAATCTAAAGTTATTGGTTGATGAAGGGGGATGGCATATAGATGGAATAGAAATGGGTATACCTGAGAATGGTTTTAAATCTTGAAATGGAAAGGTTGAGGCAGATTAAAATGAGGGTAATCTTGAAATGGATCAGTTgcgtaataataataatgatcgacgttgttgttgttgttgttgttggtgaAGCAAATATTGCGGTTATGAAAGCAGAGTCCATCATGCGTTGCTAGGGATATGGATCGAGAAGAAACGTTCTTCCTCATTGGCTATTCCTCAcccactctctctctctctctctctcctctgtTTTCTCGGTCTTTCTGGAAGCAGCTCCCTTTTCGTTTTCCCACCagtaattttgatttctttatttCCGGTTACTGTTGAGAACGAATGAACGAACGAACCGCTTCGCTTGAATTGACCACCTGACCAGATATTTGCCATTCTCCAAAGCAAAAAACATACGCCaaccctctctctctctctcctctttcTGTGGAGAATTTTCTTCGGGTTCGACCCGACCAAGGGTTCAAATGCATTGAAATCTCAGCGTTTTTTGGTTACAGATTACTCTACTCTACCTTACCATCTAGAGAGAGAAACCTATGACTGCTTTGAATTTAAAGCTACTCCTCTTATATATAGCTGttcttttcttttgaaaaaaaaaattgtattattgtattttatttttcaaaattaattatttagaaactCATAACTAAGTATTAGAATATATGCACAAACCCATCTCATTAAAGTTTCGATAACTTGTATAGATGCATGCATTATATTGTGTTTAAGAGATGAGATAGTATTGAATTGTGTTTTATCAACAAAATCGTTTAcaactaaaaattaattctttctGAACAatctatgaaaaaaaataaaaacaatctatgaaaaaaaataaaaataaaataaaaaaaatttgaaaagaaaagttATGAATACGAGCGCCTCAAAAGATTTATGTTACACAAGTTCGTTTCCATCCAAAAAAGAGTGATTTTTACGGGACAATAATTTTTCGATCTTATTGTTGTTTTcttatacttttaaaaaaaaaattgagttgcATTAACaatcattcttaaaaaaaatgaatgttcAGTAGTTTTACTCCATTTTCTGTCTCTATACATGAAGTTTTGACCAGAATAAAGCCTTGATGAGCAAGCAAAACAGAAATGAAACTATGCATTTCTTCAACAATTATACAATTCTTTACTTTTCATAAAGACACTCCAAAGATATGAGCAtgtaaaaaatcaaaaacctTATTTCCCAAGATACAATATAATAGAGTCATTTGGAGTTGTTTGGGAAAGAACCCATTAATATAACAGTATCCCTGTCTTTAGTCACTGGAGACTTCTCCTTGTAAAATAATCCAGATAGCAATCCAATTGTCGACTTAGATGAGACAGATTTCCTTCCAAACAAGTCCTTCAAAGAGCTGCTACTGCTGCTGGTGCTACTAGTTTGGCTTGACATGGCCAGACCTGTCCCATCTTCTTCATGTCTTAAAAGAACTCCACATGGGCAACTCTTTATCTTCTTAAAGCACTCAACATGAAAAACTGATTTGCAGGATCTACACCTTTCCAGTTCATCTTCCTCCTGTCCATTATTTGGTAATTAATGAATGTCATCATATTAACTATCTCAAATCAAAATCAGAATTAATGTGATTGATATTAACTTCACTAATCAATGATCTTTGACCTTAAATGCTTGGTGCTTACTTGGAAAGGGAAAATGAGAGAAGACAGGTCATTGCACGCATGTCTTGCATTGCAAGGGACACCCACATCACAGCATAGAAGACATTGCTCCATTATATGTTCCCTTATTTTCCTCGAAACTGTATCCACCATTACAGGTAGTGCTGCAAAATATGACAAGACAGAAACATGAAAGAATCATCCATATCATACCTAGAGTCATATTCATTACAAACAAGAGTGCAGTATCAGTGAGTCTTAACAAAACCAATTCTCAGGCGAGGACTAGTTTCAGAAAGTTATGAAGGAAAGAACAAGGATGTTGCTGTTTTGTTATCGGGTTTCTTTCACATTGATCATGAACTGAAAATTCTACCAGGGCTCATAggatcatttttatacaataatttatggatttaatgaaagaaaaatgtaTTATTGGTTTAGATTGGAgaaaaagaacaaaatattaGTGAAGATGTCATTACAATACCTGCAAATGCACCTTTTGAGAGGTCAATGAGATCTCTAAGTGCGAAAAAGTCATTGCTCTCAAGGAGATATTTGCGGGAACCTAATCTTTTAAAGATAGATTCACGGAACTGACAGTTTACATAAGGAATCATGGCTCCTATCTTCTTCCTCATTCCAGTTACTTGGTGAAGGGCAGGTACCTTTGAAAACAGGAAAGGATTGACTGCACTAACACAGAGCATGGgctgaaaaaagaaaaacaatggaGGATTCATTAAAAAGAACATAACAATCTATGTATTTTGTTGAACTTCTTGCatgagaagaagagaaagaagggAATTGACCTCCAATCCAAGAGCTTGGttgatctttttttttcaaatgtaaATA
This genomic window contains:
- the LOC124945959 gene encoding probable BOI-related E3 ubiquitin-protein ligase 2 isoform X4 — its product is MLGGNDNSQVFPTLMMHEENPLPYDATGLTQMQLQGSIPVGCNVDCFNFTGNFLTTTATNYHPCVIRTREPEELNSWQQSDGLKTEMGRQKEELDNYIRIQEANMIKGIRQLGQRQTGWFVNVLERGIGRKLQEKEMEMENIRRMNKELEERIKQVSIEAQSWHYRANYNETVVNNLRSNIQQQQQQQVMANSKAKEEEEEEEGYGDSDEINLVGSSYCRSCKSKEICILLLPCRHLCLCMDCEVIVSKCPVCNLKKSASLEVYYASSSSSS
- the LOC124945959 gene encoding probable BOI-related E3 ubiquitin-protein ligase 2 isoform X5; translation: MLGGNDNSQVFPTLMMHEENPLPYDATGLTQMQLQVPVGCNVDCFNFTGNFLTTTATNYHPCVIRTREPEELNSWQQSDGLKTEMGRQKEELDNYIRIQEANMIKGIRQLGQRQTGWFVNVLERGIGRKLQEKEMEMENIRRMNKELEERIKQVSIEAQSWHYRANYNETVVNNLRSNIQQQQQQQVMANSKAKEEEEEEEGYGDSDEINLVGSSYCRSCKSKEICILLLPCRHLCLCMDCEVIVSKCPVCNLKKSASLEVYYASSSSSS
- the LOC124945959 gene encoding E3 ubiquitin-protein ligase BOI-like isoform X3, coding for MLGGNDNSQVFPTLMMHEENPLPYDATGLTQMQLQVPVGCNVDCFNFTGNFLTTTATNYHPCVIRTREPEELNSWQQRYPICFHPEEGVNTSSTILNTNPVSTGFRLCYEEGEELNKSSIITHGGESIKPCLFSLSDGLKTEMGRQKEELDNYIRIQEANMIKGIRQLGQRQTGWFVNVLERGIGRKLQEKEMEMENIRRMNKELEERIKQVSIEAQSWHYRANYNETVVNNLRSNIQQQQQQQVMANSKAKEEEEEEEGYGDSDEINLVGSSYCRSCKSKEICILLLPCRHLCLCMDCEVIVSKCPVCNLKKSASLEVYYASSSSSS
- the LOC124945959 gene encoding E3 ubiquitin-protein ligase BOI-like isoform X1; this translates as MLGGNDNSQVFPTLMMHEENPLPYDATGLTQMQLQGSIPVGCNVDCFNFTGNFLTTTATNYHPCVIRTREPEELNSWQQRYPICFHPEEGVNTSSTILNTNPVSTGFRLCYEEGEELNKSSIITHGGESIKPCLFSLSDGLKTEMGRQKEELDNYIRIQEANMIKGIRQLGQRQTGWFVNVLERGIGRKLQEKEMEMENIRRMNKELEERIKQVSIEAQSWHYRANYNETVVNNLRSNIQQQQQQQVMANSKAKEEEEEEEGYGDSDEINLVGSSYCRSCKSKEICILLLPCRHLCLCMDCEVIVSKCPVCNLKKSASLEVYYASSSSSS
- the LOC124945959 gene encoding E3 ubiquitin-protein ligase BOI-like isoform X2; translated protein: MLGGNDNSQVFPTLMMHEENPLPYDATGLTQMQLQGIPVGCNVDCFNFTGNFLTTTATNYHPCVIRTREPEELNSWQQRYPICFHPEEGVNTSSTILNTNPVSTGFRLCYEEGEELNKSSIITHGGESIKPCLFSLSDGLKTEMGRQKEELDNYIRIQEANMIKGIRQLGQRQTGWFVNVLERGIGRKLQEKEMEMENIRRMNKELEERIKQVSIEAQSWHYRANYNETVVNNLRSNIQQQQQQQVMANSKAKEEEEEEEGYGDSDEINLVGSSYCRSCKSKEICILLLPCRHLCLCMDCEVIVSKCPVCNLKKSASLEVYYASSSSSS